A window of Pirellula sp. SH-Sr6A contains these coding sequences:
- a CDS encoding SHD1 domain-containing protein encodes MFHSLSRFMVMTAALVGAPWCSAREWKDSTGMVKIQGTLLAADDHEVVIKLDQKRKEHELLAVPLENLSKEDLEYLKSQEVTDQLAAEGQKQVWELANGMKVYGRLVRFVEKDVSLQRRRGRLYVNDRPINNLPEVYQKMIPSIVAHFEKTKFTDHIAFDRWVAAQKSNVRTFHCEGVMVEFPNGDEYALPLFFLSPSASKLLNSSYEQWKSERQQDRAQEQAAESERQNDLYLQSQAMAMQQQQQEMMQIARLQLLMNTVAAGVTDMWEVYLYPPNGMFGYPISVVVPARNSADASAIALQRNPGFVLGPVRKISGY; translated from the coding sequence ATGTTTCACTCCCTTTCCCGTTTTATGGTCATGACCGCCGCATTGGTCGGCGCTCCTTGGTGCAGTGCCCGCGAATGGAAAGACTCGACGGGAATGGTCAAGATTCAGGGAACGCTGCTCGCTGCCGACGATCATGAAGTCGTGATCAAATTGGATCAAAAGCGAAAGGAGCACGAGCTGCTCGCGGTTCCGCTCGAAAACTTGTCGAAAGAGGACCTCGAATACCTGAAGTCCCAAGAAGTCACCGATCAGCTTGCAGCGGAAGGGCAGAAGCAAGTTTGGGAGCTGGCCAACGGCATGAAGGTCTATGGCAGGCTGGTCCGATTTGTCGAGAAGGACGTCTCCTTGCAACGCCGCAGGGGGCGATTGTATGTAAACGATCGCCCGATCAATAACTTGCCCGAAGTGTATCAAAAGATGATCCCTTCGATTGTCGCGCACTTTGAGAAGACCAAGTTCACAGATCACATCGCATTCGATCGGTGGGTCGCGGCCCAAAAGTCGAACGTGCGAACTTTCCATTGCGAAGGGGTTATGGTCGAGTTTCCAAACGGGGACGAATATGCATTGCCATTGTTCTTCTTGTCGCCGAGCGCATCCAAACTATTGAATTCGTCCTACGAGCAGTGGAAATCGGAACGTCAGCAAGATCGAGCCCAGGAGCAAGCGGCCGAATCGGAGCGACAAAACGATCTCTATCTTCAGTCGCAGGCGATGGCGATGCAGCAACAACAGCAAGAGATGATGCAGATTGCTAGGTTACAATTGCTCATGAATACCGTGGCCGCAGGGGTAACTGACATGTGGGAAGTATACCTCTATCCTCCCAATGGAATGTTTGGCTACCCAATCTCCGTGGTCGTCCCCGCCCGCAATAGCGCCGACGCGTCCGCGATCGCACTGCAAAGAAACCCCGGCTTTGTTTTGGGCCCGGTCCGCAAAATATCCGGTTACTAA
- a CDS encoding DUF1553 domain-containing protein yields MPSLCRLRVLSIFVGLCALASVCPISTALGQLRFNDDIRPILSDKCFFCHGPDAAKREADLRLDLRDEATASGAIVPNHADRSEIIKRILSTDPDSQMPPPHSKLGRLSESDISKLKQWIEEGAEYEKHWSFLPLPYESLAQAAQQNPIDPFVAAKLKSRAWSMQPRADARTLARRIALDLTGLPPSEEQLVHMEQHDAPEHWSDFVDRLLATPQYAERMAVDWLDISRYADSYGFQVDRERAVWQWRDWVVRSFRDNKPFDQFIVEQIAGDLLPNPTSDQILATAFNRLHQQESEGGSVEEEYRVEYVCDRVQTYATAFLGLTFECARCHDHKFDPISQKEYYQLFSMFQNIDEAGLYSYFTDSPPTPTLGLITSEQQQQLSQEEENVRKLESDAKELLAEELVGLAAQEPYRDWLSKCKDALYKSSMIANERKELNWDTIQSFRLAAGVRPPSLALSMDEVKDRKTASLLPDGATASVEGENRTVPGRFGNAIEFTGDDPVKTSIGNFQRHEPFSVSLWLFVPDHRDRNVVFHRSRAWTDAASRGYELLIEDGKLKWSLIHFWPGNAISVRSKTPLRTSAWTHVVVTYDGSSQARGLAIYVDGVRCESDVIKDSLTKNITGGGYDSIDLGERFRDRGLRGGRIDQFEVFSHELTAFEVGFLFPPSVHDSDSKSFEPGMDHAALTHYATTHSSPLKSTNDRLRDARKNQFAKQDSVGEIMVMKELPKPKPAYVLVRGEYNRQGEEITAGTPSALHAFPIDSPLNRLGLARWTVSRDNPLTARVLVNRVWQSFFGSGLVKTSEDFGSQGSRPLHPEVLDALAVRFVNSGWNMKDLVKAIVLSQTYQQRSVSTEEQMAEDPDNEWLARGPRFRLPAEMIRDQVLAASGLLDLTVGGPPVVPYEMSESFKPAPASEGSGVHRRSLYTQWRRTGPPPAMIAFDAPRRAVCVAKRERTDSPLQSLVLLNGVQYVEAARAMAIAILKEEPSQAPIWVDRAFRRTLSRPPTEPEVAIGQRMIDEQRSYFLANAGAAEAFLKIGRVPIPDGMDRNDLAAATILCQALLNHDACVVKR; encoded by the coding sequence ATGCCATCTCTTTGCCGACTCCGCGTGCTCTCCATCTTCGTTGGATTGTGCGCTCTCGCGTCTGTGTGCCCCATCTCGACAGCACTCGGGCAACTCCGTTTCAACGACGATATTCGCCCGATTCTCTCCGACAAATGCTTTTTCTGTCACGGACCGGATGCCGCAAAACGAGAAGCCGACTTGCGTCTGGACCTGCGCGACGAAGCGACCGCGTCCGGAGCCATCGTTCCCAATCACGCCGATCGAAGCGAGATCATTAAACGAATCCTCTCCACAGATCCCGACTCCCAAATGCCTCCCCCACATTCGAAGCTCGGACGTCTCTCCGAGTCCGACATTTCCAAACTGAAACAGTGGATCGAAGAAGGGGCTGAGTACGAAAAGCATTGGTCGTTTTTGCCTCTTCCCTACGAGTCCCTTGCCCAAGCGGCCCAGCAGAATCCGATCGACCCATTCGTAGCGGCCAAACTCAAAAGCCGTGCATGGAGCATGCAACCGCGCGCGGACGCGCGCACGCTGGCCCGACGAATCGCTTTGGACCTTACTGGATTGCCTCCCAGCGAAGAACAACTTGTGCATATGGAACAGCATGATGCACCGGAGCACTGGAGCGATTTTGTGGATCGCCTGCTAGCGACACCCCAATACGCAGAACGGATGGCGGTCGATTGGCTCGACATCTCACGCTATGCGGACAGCTACGGATTTCAAGTCGACCGGGAACGGGCGGTTTGGCAATGGCGGGATTGGGTCGTGCGTTCATTCCGCGACAACAAGCCCTTCGACCAGTTTATTGTGGAGCAGATCGCCGGTGATCTCTTGCCCAATCCCACATCCGATCAGATCCTGGCGACCGCCTTCAATCGGCTTCATCAGCAAGAGAGCGAAGGGGGAAGTGTCGAAGAAGAATATCGCGTCGAGTATGTTTGCGATCGCGTCCAAACCTATGCGACCGCATTCCTAGGCCTTACCTTCGAATGCGCACGTTGCCACGATCACAAATTCGATCCGATCTCCCAAAAAGAGTACTACCAACTCTTTTCCATGTTCCAGAACATCGATGAAGCCGGACTCTACTCTTACTTCACCGATTCCCCTCCTACCCCGACGCTTGGTTTAATTACTTCCGAACAACAGCAGCAGTTGTCCCAAGAGGAGGAAAACGTTCGGAAACTGGAATCCGATGCAAAGGAACTCCTTGCAGAGGAACTTGTGGGTTTAGCAGCCCAGGAGCCCTATCGCGATTGGCTGTCAAAATGCAAAGATGCCCTTTATAAATCCTCGATGATTGCCAACGAGAGGAAAGAGCTGAATTGGGACACGATTCAGAGCTTCCGCCTAGCGGCTGGAGTCCGACCTCCCTCACTGGCATTGAGCATGGATGAGGTGAAGGATCGCAAGACGGCAAGCCTCCTACCGGATGGCGCGACAGCATCGGTCGAGGGTGAAAACCGAACGGTTCCGGGACGATTTGGAAATGCGATTGAATTCACCGGTGACGATCCGGTCAAAACCAGCATTGGGAATTTTCAACGTCACGAGCCGTTCAGCGTTTCACTCTGGCTATTCGTCCCCGATCATCGGGATCGAAACGTCGTTTTCCACCGCTCGAGAGCGTGGACCGATGCTGCGAGCCGCGGATACGAATTGCTCATCGAGGATGGCAAACTGAAATGGAGCCTCATTCACTTTTGGCCGGGAAATGCCATTTCGGTCCGGAGCAAGACGCCATTGCGAACTTCGGCATGGACCCACGTGGTTGTCACGTACGACGGTAGTAGCCAAGCACGGGGACTCGCCATCTACGTCGATGGAGTTCGATGCGAGTCGGACGTGATCAAGGATTCTCTAACAAAGAATATCACCGGCGGTGGATACGATTCAATCGACTTGGGGGAACGGTTCCGCGACCGAGGCTTGCGAGGTGGCAGGATCGACCAATTCGAAGTTTTCTCGCACGAGCTAACAGCCTTCGAAGTGGGGTTTCTCTTCCCTCCCAGCGTGCATGATTCCGATTCCAAATCTTTCGAGCCAGGCATGGACCACGCCGCGCTGACGCATTACGCCACCACGCACTCGTCGCCCCTGAAGTCGACGAACGACCGATTGAGGGACGCTCGCAAGAATCAATTTGCAAAGCAAGATAGCGTGGGAGAGATCATGGTTATGAAGGAGTTGCCGAAGCCCAAACCCGCCTATGTGCTGGTGCGCGGTGAGTACAATCGGCAGGGAGAAGAAATCACGGCGGGGACACCCTCCGCGCTCCACGCGTTTCCAATCGATTCTCCCTTGAATCGATTGGGCTTGGCCCGTTGGACGGTATCCCGGGACAATCCTCTTACCGCGCGCGTTCTCGTCAATCGCGTATGGCAAAGTTTCTTCGGGTCTGGTCTTGTGAAAACGTCGGAAGATTTTGGTAGCCAAGGATCTCGCCCCTTGCATCCCGAAGTTCTCGATGCACTCGCGGTCCGATTCGTGAACTCGGGTTGGAACATGAAGGATCTTGTAAAAGCGATCGTACTCAGCCAGACCTATCAGCAAAGGAGTGTATCGACCGAGGAACAGATGGCGGAGGATCCGGACAACGAATGGTTGGCTCGTGGCCCTCGATTCCGATTGCCTGCGGAGATGATTCGCGACCAAGTGTTAGCGGCTTCAGGACTTCTCGATTTGACCGTGGGAGGTCCTCCCGTGGTGCCGTATGAAATGAGCGAATCCTTCAAGCCGGCCCCGGCTAGTGAAGGGAGCGGTGTACATCGACGCAGTCTATATACGCAGTGGAGACGCACGGGACCGCCTCCCGCGATGATCGCATTCGATGCACCACGCCGGGCTGTTTGCGTCGCCAAACGAGAGCGGACCGATTCCCCGCTGCAATCGCTGGTACTCCTCAACGGTGTCCAGTATGTCGAAGCGGCCCGCGCCATGGCGATTGCGATCCTCAAAGAGGAACCTAGCCAAGCTCCCATCTGGGTAGATCGAGCATTTCGCAGAACTCTCTCACGTCCTCCGACCGAGCCAGAGGTTGCTATCGGGCAAAGGATGATCGACGAGCAACGGAGCTACTTTCTCGCGAATGCCGGCGCCGCTGAGGCATTCTTGAAAATCGGTCGTGTGCCCATTCCCGACGGAATGGATCGAAACGACCTTGCCGCGGCAACTATCCTATGCCAAGCCCTATTGAATCATGATGCATGTGTCGTGAAACGATAG
- a CDS encoding flagellar motor protein MotB: protein MAGKGGGAWKVAYADFVTAMMAFFMVMWLTSQSSDVKEAVAEHFRNPSGKRMTGSDAKSLVNSSAVGNGSRRTVKSRGSKKTEEEAKHREMSDEGERSNVGKIIRFELNSIELSEDGKKELVQLLPELEGKQHRIDVRGHAANNGGNPAQSALDAWTISFRRAMIVSQFLIDEGIDPRRIRVSAAGHSEPRFKGDEVDPELDSRVEVFVLSEIFEAPSSQTERLISNRNLDTEAIRLDEEEKARAAAEVKPSGGH, encoded by the coding sequence ATGGCGGGTAAAGGTGGTGGTGCATGGAAAGTCGCCTACGCGGACTTCGTAACCGCGATGATGGCCTTCTTCATGGTGATGTGGTTGACATCGCAGAGCTCCGATGTGAAGGAAGCGGTCGCGGAACACTTTCGAAACCCCAGCGGCAAACGAATGACCGGCAGCGATGCCAAGTCGCTTGTCAACTCTTCCGCGGTCGGTAATGGAAGTCGCCGAACGGTCAAGTCGCGAGGTTCCAAAAAGACCGAGGAGGAGGCCAAGCATCGCGAAATGAGCGATGAAGGAGAACGTTCGAATGTCGGCAAAATCATTCGATTTGAACTCAATTCCATCGAACTATCTGAAGACGGCAAGAAGGAATTGGTTCAATTGTTGCCCGAACTCGAAGGGAAACAACACCGGATCGACGTGCGCGGCCATGCGGCCAACAATGGCGGAAACCCAGCCCAATCGGCCCTAGACGCTTGGACCATTTCGTTCCGCCGCGCAATGATCGTCTCCCAATTCTTGATCGACGAAGGAATCGACCCTCGCCGCATCCGAGTCAGCGCTGCGGGCCACTCCGAACCCCGATTCAAAGGGGACGAAGTAGACCCCGAACTCGACTCTCGCGTCGAAGTCTTCGTCCTCTCCGAGATTTTCGAAGCACCTTCCTCCCAGACAGAACGACTCATCTCCAACCGCAACTTGGACACGGAAGCAATTCGACTGGACGAAGAAGAAAAAGCGCGCGCTGCCGCGGAAGTGAAGCCCTCTGGGGGCCACTAA
- the motA gene encoding flagellar motor stator protein MotA yields MVVIVGCLVVCGCVLGGFMWAGGHIEALIHPSEVLTIGGASMGALIVMSSPAVLKGLVKGILQALKGSPYSKRSYEETFSALYELFRIARRDGLLALEGHIADPHKSAVFAKYPKLAADHHATDFIKGAFGPVIDGSVRPEDVGNLMDIELKAMEEEHHLPIGVLSKTADGLPGFGIVAAVLGIVITMGHIDGPPAEIGHKVGAALVGTFLGILASYGFFAPLAGKMELIGHEEGAYFKTIACVLQGFFNGMQPKMAIETGRRGLSQDLRPSPEEMEALFKAVDSGGS; encoded by the coding sequence ATGGTTGTCATCGTTGGATGTCTAGTCGTTTGCGGATGTGTTCTCGGCGGCTTTATGTGGGCCGGTGGACATATCGAAGCATTGATCCACCCCTCCGAAGTGTTGACCATCGGTGGAGCGTCGATGGGCGCTCTGATCGTGATGTCCTCTCCCGCCGTCCTCAAAGGGCTTGTGAAGGGGATCCTCCAAGCGTTGAAGGGGTCGCCGTACAGTAAACGATCTTACGAGGAAACCTTCTCAGCGCTCTACGAACTGTTTCGAATCGCTCGGCGCGATGGGTTGCTCGCCCTCGAAGGCCATATCGCAGACCCTCATAAGAGCGCTGTATTTGCCAAATATCCCAAACTGGCTGCCGATCACCATGCAACCGACTTTATCAAGGGAGCATTCGGACCGGTAATCGACGGATCGGTCCGCCCTGAGGATGTCGGTAACCTGATGGATATCGAACTGAAAGCGATGGAAGAAGAACATCACCTTCCTATCGGCGTCCTCTCGAAAACCGCGGACGGTCTCCCGGGCTTCGGAATCGTCGCCGCTGTTCTCGGTATCGTTATCACGATGGGACACATCGATGGCCCTCCTGCTGAAATCGGTCACAAAGTCGGTGCGGCACTCGTCGGTACGTTTTTGGGTATTCTCGCCTCCTATGGCTTCTTCGCACCACTCGCGGGAAAGATGGAGCTGATCGGTCACGAGGAAGGCGCGTACTTCAAAACCATCGCATGCGTCTTGCAAGGGTTCTTCAATGGTATGCAGCCTAAGATGGCAATCGAAACAGGTCGCCGCGGACTCAGTCAAGATCTGAGGCCATCCCCTGAGGAAATGGAAGCGCTCTTCAAAGCTGTTGACTCGGGAGGCTCCTAA
- a CDS encoding peptide chain release factor family protein encodes MVERGIAWAEIDGLHGRIDDAVFVDFPFIFPRYVEPVPTRPRVHPVFQTEAVLLEQCKLTHLRASGPGGQNRNKVETAVEWIHLPSGCRGKASERRSQKENRDVAVHRLREQLAVHVRSEPTEAGRLVTNRYTDGLGRINISEGNWEWPMILAELLNRLAYHQWEIPPAAVELSTTTSQVIKLLRKSRPALEWVNSQRQALGRSALR; translated from the coding sequence GTGGTGGAAAGAGGAATCGCGTGGGCAGAGATTGACGGATTGCACGGTCGTATCGATGATGCGGTTTTCGTGGACTTTCCTTTCATCTTTCCCCGGTACGTCGAGCCGGTACCAACGAGGCCCCGCGTGCACCCGGTATTCCAAACTGAGGCCGTCTTGCTCGAGCAGTGCAAACTGACGCATCTGCGTGCGTCCGGACCTGGCGGGCAGAATCGAAACAAAGTGGAAACGGCTGTGGAATGGATCCATTTGCCCTCCGGCTGCCGTGGAAAAGCATCCGAACGTCGCAGTCAAAAAGAAAATCGCGACGTGGCGGTGCACCGGCTCCGCGAGCAGCTCGCGGTACATGTGCGCTCCGAGCCGACCGAAGCAGGAAGGCTCGTAACCAATCGTTACACCGATGGATTGGGGCGAATCAACATCTCGGAAGGGAACTGGGAATGGCCGATGATTCTTGCGGAGCTGCTAAACCGCTTGGCCTATCATCAGTGGGAGATACCTCCTGCGGCCGTGGAGTTGAGCACGACGACCTCTCAGGTTATCAAGCTCCTGCGCAAGTCCCGTCCGGCGCTCGAATGGGTCAATTCGCAGCGCCAAGCCCTTGGTCGATCGGCACTGCGTTGA
- a CDS encoding DEAD/DEAH box helicase, translating into MTNLAQLDPPKATGLIVHILQAIAQLERKIRPQQLLMARYYSSNDIPRLKRAESTLQWDFELQGVSPVRGQYNTSILFDLDTRHLSASVDDPSVRVVRQLSAQCSCTEEIKPCVHQIFCLHYLRRNLSQKSTDDAMQWMESCITDGRHAGKKFVESLDYLKVPELEPSEEEPQERERLTRIQWRVAFTQHSVRINPYLQTMRKRGGWNKGRLVRESLDTVDETTLSHASDRTLVLLLQAAEESYRGQTPRMIRECFKLLYDHPNVTLDDENQTPIRIRECPLEVRVEEESETYRPSVFQGDYQIVSTQDAANCSIGSINNNESVMFRLDRDQRCILVSTLDQKMKRLIDDLQMAERREAVFDQETAERFADLVAAAANPLQVQINLPERLAGPEQPLEPNIELHLSPFAKESLMVSLRVACDLVREAPVPGMEPDRLRVATAAGRFQLLRALEEEAMRADEVAGVLELGRLSYESPYTWIAETPDEALDLIQRIQQLGEDAPTVCWPKSQPMRIIGEITPQRLQVRLTSQRDWFGVEGVAQLEGLEIPLAELLAALRGGRRFVPLGDGQFAMISEQLRQRLNSIQDVSSTESGQIRVSRAATAVIEEALGTDITYEADSSWRDALDRLRTAKTLQPKVPENLMADLREYQKSGYSWLARLAHWGIGGCLADDMGLGKTVQTLGVLLDRSNKGAALIIAPTSVGSNWQREAERFAPSLKPKLYREHDRQTLIDSAGPGDLIITSYQLLQRDVDRFTARSWYTLVLDEAQFIKNFQTKTAQAVRQLDADWRIALSGTPLENHLGELWSLMRTVSPGLLGSWDRFRKNFAEPIERQGNRDRLQALGRVVRPFILRRTKKEVLSELPERTEVVRYAELSTEERKKYDSARLAAINELTQPEGEDSDSQMRIRVLAWLTRLRQLSCHPALVDKRWTESSAKLDLFMEIVEELREGEHRALVFSQFVQHLSLLREALDKTGVTYQYLDGSTPAAKRQEAVDRFQAGEGDLFLISLKAGGTGLNLTAADYVIHMDPWWNPAVEDQATDRAHRIGQQRAVTVYRLVAKDTIEQQILALHADKRELISGVLDGADRAGRMSTDELVSLIRLSQVETV; encoded by the coding sequence ATGACGAACTTGGCACAACTGGACCCTCCCAAGGCGACCGGATTGATTGTCCATATACTCCAAGCGATTGCGCAGCTCGAGAGAAAGATCCGCCCTCAGCAACTGCTGATGGCCCGATATTACTCCTCCAACGATATTCCTCGTCTCAAGCGTGCAGAGTCGACGCTCCAGTGGGATTTCGAGCTGCAAGGTGTCTCGCCCGTTCGCGGTCAGTACAACACCAGCATCCTGTTTGATCTCGATACTCGCCACCTGAGCGCATCGGTCGACGATCCCAGCGTGCGCGTTGTCCGTCAACTCAGCGCCCAGTGCTCGTGCACCGAAGAGATCAAACCCTGTGTTCACCAGATCTTCTGCTTGCACTATCTACGCCGCAACTTGAGTCAAAAATCGACCGATGATGCGATGCAATGGATGGAGAGCTGCATCACCGATGGGCGGCATGCCGGCAAAAAGTTCGTTGAGTCGCTCGACTACTTGAAAGTCCCCGAGCTGGAACCGAGCGAAGAGGAACCACAGGAGCGGGAAAGATTGACGCGCATCCAATGGAGAGTCGCGTTCACTCAGCATTCCGTTCGGATCAATCCATACTTGCAAACAATGCGAAAGCGAGGAGGCTGGAACAAAGGGCGACTGGTTCGCGAATCCCTCGACACCGTCGACGAAACGACCCTGAGCCACGCCTCGGACCGAACGCTGGTCCTACTTCTTCAAGCCGCCGAGGAGTCCTACCGTGGCCAAACCCCACGTATGATTCGCGAGTGCTTTAAGCTGCTTTACGATCATCCCAACGTAACGCTCGACGATGAAAACCAAACTCCTATCCGAATCCGAGAATGCCCTCTCGAGGTTCGCGTCGAAGAAGAATCCGAAACGTATCGACCCAGCGTCTTCCAAGGGGACTATCAGATTGTTTCGACGCAAGATGCTGCCAATTGCTCGATCGGAAGCATCAATAACAATGAATCGGTAATGTTTCGTTTGGATCGAGATCAACGCTGCATCTTGGTCAGCACGCTGGACCAAAAGATGAAGCGTCTGATCGACGATTTGCAGATGGCGGAGCGACGCGAAGCGGTTTTCGATCAAGAGACGGCAGAGCGATTTGCAGATCTGGTCGCCGCTGCGGCGAATCCCCTTCAAGTCCAGATCAATCTGCCCGAACGATTGGCCGGTCCCGAACAACCGCTTGAACCGAACATCGAGCTGCATCTTTCGCCATTTGCAAAAGAAAGCTTGATGGTCTCCCTCCGCGTGGCTTGCGACTTGGTTCGCGAAGCGCCGGTCCCCGGCATGGAGCCGGATCGATTGCGAGTCGCGACTGCAGCCGGACGATTCCAATTGCTGCGCGCGTTGGAAGAGGAAGCGATGCGAGCCGATGAAGTCGCAGGGGTGCTCGAGCTAGGTCGGCTCTCCTATGAAAGCCCCTACACCTGGATTGCCGAAACTCCGGACGAAGCATTGGACTTGATCCAACGCATCCAGCAGCTTGGAGAAGACGCACCGACGGTCTGCTGGCCTAAGAGTCAACCGATGCGAATCATCGGCGAGATCACGCCGCAGCGACTTCAAGTTCGACTGACGAGCCAGCGAGACTGGTTCGGAGTCGAAGGCGTCGCGCAACTAGAAGGCCTTGAAATTCCCCTCGCGGAACTCCTCGCAGCACTCCGCGGCGGTCGGCGATTCGTGCCATTGGGGGATGGGCAATTCGCCATGATATCGGAGCAGCTCCGACAACGGCTAAACAGCATCCAAGATGTTTCGAGCACCGAATCCGGACAAATTCGCGTATCCCGAGCCGCGACTGCGGTCATCGAGGAAGCCCTCGGTACGGATATCACCTACGAAGCGGATTCGTCGTGGCGCGATGCGTTGGACCGCCTTCGTACCGCAAAGACGCTGCAACCTAAAGTTCCAGAGAACTTGATGGCCGATTTGCGCGAGTATCAGAAGTCAGGCTACAGCTGGCTTGCTCGTCTAGCACACTGGGGAATCGGCGGATGCTTGGCGGACGACATGGGTCTCGGAAAGACCGTTCAAACGCTGGGTGTGTTGCTCGATCGGTCGAACAAAGGGGCGGCGTTGATCATCGCTCCCACGAGCGTCGGCTCGAACTGGCAACGCGAAGCGGAGCGATTTGCTCCTTCGCTCAAGCCAAAACTATACCGGGAACATGATCGTCAAACTTTGATCGATAGCGCTGGACCTGGGGATTTGATCATCACCAGCTACCAGTTGCTCCAACGAGACGTCGACCGATTCACCGCCCGATCTTGGTACACCCTCGTGCTGGACGAAGCCCAATTCATCAAAAACTTTCAAACGAAAACGGCACAAGCGGTTCGACAGCTCGATGCGGACTGGAGAATCGCGCTTTCCGGTACCCCGCTCGAAAATCATCTGGGCGAATTGTGGAGCCTGATGCGGACCGTGAGCCCTGGATTGCTAGGGTCGTGGGATCGCTTCCGAAAGAACTTCGCAGAGCCGATCGAACGCCAGGGAAATCGCGATCGCTTGCAAGCTCTCGGTCGCGTGGTTCGCCCCTTCATCTTGCGACGTACCAAAAAGGAAGTTTTGTCGGAGTTGCCGGAACGAACAGAAGTCGTTCGATACGCCGAGCTTTCCACCGAAGAACGAAAGAAATACGACTCCGCACGATTGGCCGCGATCAATGAACTCACGCAACCCGAAGGAGAAGACAGCGACTCCCAAATGCGCATTCGCGTTCTCGCGTGGTTGACGCGATTGCGACAGCTCTCTTGCCACCCCGCCCTGGTCGACAAGCGCTGGACGGAATCGTCTGCCAAACTCGATCTCTTCATGGAGATCGTCGAAGAACTTCGCGAAGGGGAACACCGCGCATTGGTCTTTAGCCAATTCGTACAGCACCTGTCCCTGCTCCGCGAAGCGTTGGACAAAACAGGCGTTACCTACCAATACCTCGACGGTTCGACTCCAGCCGCAAAACGCCAAGAAGCCGTCGATCGCTTCCAAGCAGGTGAAGGGGACCTCTTCTTGATCTCCCTCAAAGCAGGTGGAACCGGTCTCAACTTGACCGCCGCCGACTACGTGATCCACATGGATCCATGGTGGAACCCAGCCGTGGAAGATCAAGCGACCGACCGAGCCCACCGCATCGGACAACAACGCGCCGTGACGGTCTACCGACTCGTCGCCAAGGATACCATCGAACAGCAGATTCTCGCACTCCATGCCGACAAACGAGAACTGATTAGCGGTGTACTCGATGGTGCGGATCGCGCGGGTCGTATGTCGACCGACGAACTCGTCTCATTGATCCGACTCAGTCAGGTGGAAACCGTCTAA
- a CDS encoding NUDIX hydrolase, translated as MMMLAGTLPEDLRRFLGEPPSAEPSWRVFATRVLDEFDPYRMLAPQYAYGRHRGPPPRLAHPAAVMLTLYPNGNGGWSIPLTLRPPQMLDHAGQVSLPGGRSEKGESVWQTACREYGEELGCTTSFLQPVGQLKSLYVYASRHVVTPVLSVCQEPTPFLPNADEVAELLFLPLEQLLLHDAIKVGVMKRGNATFNAPGFWVGQHFVWGATAMILGEFRFALLQMQSQPSSRTRHSGNMRS; from the coding sequence ATGATGATGCTCGCTGGAACATTGCCTGAGGATTTGCGTCGGTTTCTCGGCGAGCCGCCTAGTGCAGAACCTTCTTGGCGTGTGTTCGCGACGCGAGTTTTGGACGAATTCGATCCCTATCGAATGCTGGCGCCGCAGTATGCTTATGGCAGACATCGTGGACCACCTCCTCGCTTGGCGCACCCCGCTGCCGTGATGCTCACGCTTTATCCGAACGGTAACGGAGGATGGTCGATCCCGCTGACACTTCGACCGCCGCAGATGCTCGACCATGCCGGACAAGTCTCTTTGCCAGGTGGAAGATCCGAAAAGGGTGAGAGCGTTTGGCAAACGGCCTGCCGCGAATATGGCGAAGAATTGGGTTGCACAACTTCTTTCCTACAACCTGTAGGGCAATTGAAGTCTCTATACGTCTATGCCAGCCGCCATGTGGTGACACCGGTCTTAAGCGTTTGCCAAGAGCCAACCCCATTTCTGCCCAATGCGGACGAAGTTGCGGAGTTGCTATTTCTGCCCCTTGAGCAACTCTTGCTGCATGATGCTATCAAAGTGGGGGTGATGAAGCGTGGGAACGCCACGTTCAATGCTCCCGGGTTCTGGGTGGGCCAACATTTTGTTTGGGGTGCGACCGCGATGATTCTGGGGGAATTTCGATTCGCCCTACTGCAAATGCAATCGCAACCTTCCAGTCGCACGCGACATTCGGGCAACATGCGTTCTTAA